GTACGCCGAAAAAGGCATCACCCTTACGTCCGTGGGCTTCGGCATGGGCAACTACAACGACGTTCTGCTGGAAAAACTCGGCGACAAGGGCGACGGTCACTACGCCTACGTGGATACGCTCGGCGAGGCGAAGCGCATCTTTGTCGAGAACCTCACTGGCACGCTGCAAGTCATCGCCAGGGACGTGAAGATCCAGGTGGATTTCAACCCGCAGAGGGTGCGGAGCTATCGTCTGCTTGGTTATGAAAACCGCGATGTGGCCGACAAGGACTTCCGAAACGACCGGGTGGACGGCGGCGAAGTCGGCGCCGGGCACACGGTCACGGCGCTCTATGAGCTCAAGCTCCACGAGGACGCGCCCAAGGGCCGCCTCGCCACGGTCTATGTGCGCTACAAGGACGTGGACCGGGAAAATTCGGTACGCGAGTTTTCGCAAGATATTACCGCCGCCGACTTCCGCGACTCGTTCGACGCCGCTTCGCCCGCTCTCCGCATTGCCGCCTCGTCCGCGGAGTTTGCCGAGATTCTGCGCCGAAGCTATTGGGCCAGGGAGAGCGATCTGGGTGCGGTGCTCGACACGGTGCAGGCCGCGGAAGCGCCCTTTAAGCACGACGCCAAGGTCATCGAGCTTGCCAGTCTGGTTGCCAAGGCGCACAAGCTCCTCGAAGCGGAGAATGGACCCGTAGTCGTGCCGGCGGAAAAAGAAGCTTTCGGAAAATGACTGGAGTTAAACCCATGAGCCTCAAGAAAAAAAGATTCGTCTATTCCGAAATACCGACGGCATCGATGGCCGACAAAGAAAAGACCGGCGACACTTCCCGGCCCCAGGCCGGAGACAAGACGTCACCCACCTCGAGGGTTGACCTTTCGCTCCTTCTCGCGATCGACCCCAAGACGCCCAAACGCATCAGGCGCGTTACCATAGTCGCCCTCCTGTTCCATCTTCTGCTCCCCCTGTTTTTCCTCATTGAGAGTAAAGAGGTGGTTCAAGAAACGAAGGAACCCATTAAGCACGTGATAACCCTCATCAAGATCATTCCCCCGCCCAAGATTCCCCCTCCTCCCCAAGAGAAGGTGAATAAAGATCGCAGGCCCGTTCCCGACCCCACGCCGGACGAGCCGGAGCCCATCCGCGAGCCGGAGCCTCCGGAAATTATCATCCCGCCGGGCGTGGACGTCGTCATCGGCATACCCAAAGGTCCGCCCGCGCCCGTACGCCCCCTCACCGCGGGCGTAGCGGGTACCACGCAACCGATGCGCGTTCACTACGTCGAGCCGGAATACCCCGAAGAGGCCAAGCGGGTGGGCCTGGAGGGCAACGTCATCCTGAATGTCACCGTTGACGAAAGGGGAAACGTCGCCGATGTGGCCGTCATCGAGGGAGGGCCGCTCGGTATGACCGAAAAGGCCGTCGAAGCCGTCTGGAAGTGGAAATACGAACCCAGCACCCTTCACGGCATGCCCATCAGCCTGTCGTTCACGGCGGTTGTCTGGTTCACGCTCCAGTAGAAATCCCTCCCGCCGCCGCGCCTCCTCGGCTTAGAGGGGTACGGAGCACCGTATCCTTCATCATAGTATCATGTCCCCGTGGAACCGCGCGTCGTCCGCTTCCTCGAGCACCTGCGCGTCGAGCGGGGGCTTTCCGAAAACACGGTGAGCGCCTACCGGCGCGATGTGGAGAAATTTTTGGAATGTCTCGCGCGCCGCGAGACGGAGTTTCCCAAAGATGTAAAGGCCGAGGACGTCGAGGCGTTCCTCCGGGCGGAGCACGACCGCCTCTCGCCGCGCACGCAGGCCCGGCGCCTGAGCGCGCTGCGCACGCTCTGGAAATTCCTCCTTCTCGAAAAGGAAGTTTCTTCCGATCCCCTGGCGGAGATCGAGTCGCCGCGAAGCTGGAGCGCGCTTCCACGCACGCTCTCGCTCGACGAAGTCGAGAAATTGATCGACGCGCCCGACCCGGCGACGCCCCTCGGCCTGCGCGACCGCGCGATGATCGAGTTCCTCTACGCAACTGGCGTTCGCGCCTCGGAGCTCGTGGGCCTTCGGCTCGACCAGGTGGACTGGCGAGCGGGAGTCGCACGCGTCGTGGGAAAGCGCGCGAAGGAGCGCATGGTGCCCACTGGCGAGACGGCGCTTGGGAGGCTGAGAGATTACGTCGAGCACGCGCGCCCCGCGCTACTCAAAAAGGGGCGCGAGGGCGAGCCGGCCCTTTTTCTCTCCAATCGCGGCGCGGCCATAACGCGCGTCCAGTTCTGGCACCGCCTGAAGCTCCATGCGCGGGAGGCGGGAATTGCGAAGGAGAAAATTTCGCCGCACGTGCTGCGCCATTCGTTCGCGACGCATCTTCTGGAGCGCGACGCCGACCTGCGCTCGATCCAGATGATGCTCGGGCACGCCAACCTCACGACGACCCAAATCTACACCCATGTGGCGCGCGAGCGCCTGCGCCGCGTGTACGAAGCGCACCATCCGCGCGCGTGAACCGCGTGCGGAAGGTGCAGAAGGTGCGTGACGGTGTCTGCATCTTCCGCACCTTCCGAACCCTCCGCACCTTCCGTTACCTCAGGCAGAAGGCATATTGCTTTTGCCGCACACGGAGGCTATACTGGGTTGTTTACCGGACAATTTTGAGGCCGAACGAGAGATGGAAGAGCACGGCGAAGGATTCTCCCATGACGCGGGCATCAAGGTGGTGGACCGCCGCAAGTTTAACAGCGACGGCTCCTTCCGCCGGAATGACGGTGCCAAAGCGCCCGGCGGGGAAGCCGAAGCGGAGCGCCCGTCCTCCGAGGCCTCGCAGCCCGAGCCGTCGAAAAAGGACTCGGCGCCGGAATCCTCTCCCGAAGAACAGGCAGTGGACTCGACGTCGGAACCCTCCTCCAAAGAACAGGCGGCGGATTCGGTGCGCCCCACGCCCCTTCTCTCGCTCATCCTCTCGCTTGCCACGTCCGCCCAGATCGCCCTGGGCGACGTTGAGAGTCCTTCCGGAGGCGACCGCTACGTGAACATCGAGGAGGCGCACGGCTACATTGACATGCTCGAAGACCTGCAGCGGAAAACCGAAGGCCGCCTGACGCCGGACGAGGACCGCATTCTGCGCTCGGTCCTCTACGAGCTCCACATGCGTTACGTCGCGCGCCAGCAGGAAATCCTCGCGCCGCGCACGTGAGCAGGCATCCCGTTCCACGCAAGGTTCTCTCGCACCGCCTACGCTTCGCAACGGTTGTCGTAGGCGCGGCGCTGCTGCTCGCGGAGCCGGCGGGCGCGCAGGTCGTGATCGAGCTTGATCCCGAGCAGCTGCGCGAACAGGCGCTCGTCATGCAGGTCGGCGGGCGCAAGGAAGAGGTCACGCAGGCGCGCAATGAAATCGTGAGCCTCTGGTTCCAGCATCGCCTTCACCTTCAGGAGAAACGCATGGAGGGCGCCGAACAGGCGCTCAAGGACATCAAGGAATTGAGCCACACCGCCATGGTGGACGAATCGCCCCTGCTTGCGCAGGCCCTTCTATACGAAGGCTATATGTTATACGAGATCGGCAACGCGGAGGCGGCGCTCCATGCCTTCGACCGGGCGCTCGATTTCAACCCGGCGCTCTACATGGCCCACCTGGGCAAAGCGCACGTCTATTTTCGGCAGAGTCCTTACAACCTGTTCGCCTATACGTTGGAGGTGCTGCGCGCCTTGGGCGGCCGCTTGCAAAACTTCTGGAGCGCGTATTACCTGGCAAGCAACGTGCTTATCGTCCTCTACGTGGCCGCGGGAATTTGGGCGCTCGCAACCATGGCCGTGGGCGTGTTGCGCAACATGCGGCTCGTCTATCACGAAACGAAAGAAAAATGCCGCCGCATCCTTCCCCCGGGGGCTTCCGTGCTCCTTGCAGGCGGCATTGTTTTCCTGCCGGCCTTTCTGTGGCTCGGGCCGCTGTGGCTTGCTCTCTTTTGGGCGGTGCTCTTCTGGCGGTATTTTAACGTGGTCGAGCGGATCGCAACGGGGGCTCTCCTTGTGGTGCTGGGGTGCTTCGTGCCGGCCCTTGGCGTTGTCAAGCACCTCACCCTGACGGCCACCGATCCCTACGTGCATTCCTCCATCTCGGCCATCACCGGCAATTTCGACGCGTCGCGCATTAAATTCCTCCGAGAGCTCATGGAACAGGATCCCGACAGTCCATGGCTCGCGTTTACGCTCGGCATGCTATACAAAAACGGCGGCTTCTCGGACGAGGCCAAGCGCCACTTCGAGCACGCCATTGAGCTTGAGCCGGATTTTGTTCAAGCCCGCATCAATCTGGGGAACGTGCGCTTCCAGGCACAGGAGCCCGGGGAAGCCATCCACCACTACAAAGTGGCCAACGAGATTATGCCGACCGCGCTCGCCTACTACAACATGCACCAGGTCTACAACAGCATGTTTAAATTCACCGAAGCCGTGGACGCCCTCGACCAGGCCACGCTTCTCGACAGCGGAGAAGTCGCCGTCTACGCGCAGTACAAGGGCACAAGCCCCCAGGAGCTGGTGGTGGACGCCTATCCAAAGTCCCGCGATTTATTTTCTCAGTTCCTGAGGGTCCGCCGCCCTGCCGGCAACGGACAGCAGACCGCGTCGGCGGCCTTCACGGGGACCGCCTTTCTGAATCTCTTTATGTTGCTCGCGCTCGTAACCGCCGCGGCGATTGCGCTTTACGCCATGTTCAACCGCCTGAACCCCGAGGCGCGCTCCTGCATCAAATGCGGACGACCCTACTGCGACCGGTGCCGCGTAGGGCTTGAGTCGGAGACGTACTGTTCGCAGTGCGCGCATCTTTTTATCAAGAAGGAAGGGGTTTCGCCCACCATCCGCAGCCGCAAGATGTACGAAGCGGAGCGTTATCAGCGCCGGCAGCGCATGCTGCGATTTGCGCTCAACCTGTTGATTCCAGGAGGCGGCGCCCTGTATGTCGGCGCGTTTGGCAGAGGCGTGACGCTGCTTGTGTTTTGGAGCGTAGGAGCGGCCATGATCGCGGCCCGGCCGTGGTTTCTGAGCGATCCGATGGCGCTTGTTGCGGCGCTTCAGGTTCCTACGCTTTATGTGGGCGCAGCCGTGATGGCCCTGCCGTGGCTTGTGGCGAACCCGTGGAGCTGGCTAGCGGGGAGCGAGGAGTAGAACGATGGCGCTCGAAGGCAATTTAAGGGATTTCGGGCTGGACGCCATCTTTCAGCTTATCGCCAACAACCGCAACACGGGTGTTCTGACCCTCGAGAGCGCCCAGGACGAGAGAATTAAAATTTCATTCATTCAAGGCCAGGTCGTTTGGGCCGACACCCAGCCCAAGAAGGTCGAGGATCGGCTGGGCTACGTGCTTGTGCGCTCCGGCGCCCTCACGGAAGCGCGCCTCCGGGAGGCGCTTGAGCTCCAGAAGCAAACGCTCCAGCGCCTGGGCGCCGTGCTCATCGAGCACCAGTTCGTGAATCAGAAGGCGCTCCGGGAGGCGCTGCGGACGCAGGTCCTGCAAATCATTTACCGTCTCTTCCGCTGGAGCGAGGGCGAGTTCAAGTTCCTGCAGGAGGAGGAAATCGACTACGACCGCGAAAACTTCGATCCCATCCGTTCCGACCACATTCTGATGGAAGGGATGCGAATGCTCGATGAGTGGCCGCAGATTGAGAAAAAGATTCCCAATTTCAAAAAAGTGTTTCGGAAAGCGGCCGACGACGACGCGCTGCTCGAAGGCGGGGAGGCGGCCCCGCCGATGACGCCCGCGGGCGGCTTCGACTTTTCCGAATCTGCCGAGGGAGCTTCGGGCGCCGGGAACCTGCCCCGTGAGGAGGCGTTGGTTCTGGCACGCGTCGACGGCGTAAACTCGGTGCGGGACATCATCGACCGTGTGCCGCTTACGGAGTTCGAGGTCTGCCACGTGCTCTATGCTCTCCTCGAGCGCGGCGTCATTGAGGAAAAACTCGACCAGCTTGCCCCCGGCGTTGGATTGAAGCGGAAGAAGGGAGGCGATGAAGAAAGTCCCGTTCTGGTGCGCATCGCCGCGGCCATGGGCGTTCTGATCGTTGCGGCCTCCCTGGCCACCTCGTGGCTCAACCCGCTCAATACGTTCTACTTCGCGCAGCGCTACCGCAGCCTTTTTAATGAAGCAAACTACGGCGTAAGCCGGAACCGGCTGGAAAAGATTGACTGGGCCCTCAAGGCTTTCTACCTGAACTACCAGCGGTATCCGGACGAGCTTGAGTCGCTCTACGAACGCGACTTCGTCGGAGCCTCCGACCTCACGGACCCTTGGGGCCGCCCTTACGAATACACGCTCACGGAGGCGGCCTATCTCGTCCTCGGTCGGAACGAAGCCAGCGAGCTCGACTCTTCGCTTCGGGTCTACTATGAATTCGGAGCGCCTGTGGAGCCCGTGGAAGAAGGGGAACAGCCCGTGGAAGAAGGGGAACAGCCCGTGGAAGAATGGGAACAGCCAGTGGAAGAAGGGGAACAGCCAGTGGAAGAAGAGGAGCAGCCAGTGGAAGAAGAGGAACAGCCCGTGGAAGAAGAGGAGCAGCCCGAGGGGGAGGCCCCCCAGGTTATTGTTCTGCCCACTGCGAAAGCTTCTTAGAGGAACTCCGAACCTGCCCATGTACAACGAACGCTTTGTGGTTTCCACGCGCGGCTTTGCGGACATCCTGGACCTCACGGAGAAGGTGCAGCGCGTCGTGGCCGCGTCGAACGCATCGAGCGGCCTGGTCAACGTGTTCGTGCCGGGCTCGACGGCCGGCGTGACGACCGTTGAATACGAGTCGGGGGCGCTCGAGGATCTGAAGCGCGCGTTCGAGCGCGTCGCTCCCCAGAACGACGACTACGAACACAACAACCGCTGGGGGGACGGCAACGGCTTTTCCCACGTGCGCGCCGCGATGCTCGGCCCTTCGCTCACCGTGCCATTTGAGCAGAGGAAACTCCTCCACGGCACGTGGCAGCAGATTGTGCTCGTGGATTTCGACAACCGCCCCCGCAAGAGGGATGTGGTCGTGAGCGTGCTGGGCACCGCCTCCAAAGGCGGCCCGACGTCGTGAAGAAGGCGAAACGCCCCCGTCGCCCGACCAGGCCGACCAGCAGGCCCGGAGCGGGCGGCCTGCGCATCCTTCTCTCGAACGACGACGGGATCCATGCGATAGGGCTCCGGGCGCTCACGAGCGAGATGGTGCGCCTGGGCGAGGTGTGGACGGTGGCGCCGGAGCGCGAGATGAGCGCCACGGGCCACGCCATAACCATTGAGGACCCGCTTCGAGTTCGCGGGGAGCAGCTTCATCCCAGAGCGCGCGCCTATTCCGTGACTGGCACTCCGGCCGACTGCGTCAAGCTGGCCGTGCGCGCCCTCATGAAGGGCGCGCATCCCCATGTCGTCGTCTCGGGCGTCAACCGCGGCGCGAACATCGCCCGCAACCTCATCTATTCGGGCACGGTTTCCGCCGCGACCGAAGGCGCGATTCTGGGCATTCCTTCGATCGCCGTCTCGCTCGCGGGCGCCGAGCTGCGTCCAAGCGACGCGGCCGATTTCCGCTTTGCGGCGCGCTTCACGCGTCGCCTGGTCCGGTTCGTCCTCCGGGAGGGCCTCGCACCCGGCACGCTCCTCAACGTCAACGTCCCCCGGCCCCCCGTGCGCGGCGTGCGCGTCACGCGGCAGGCCGAGTCGGTCTTCATCGAGAAATTCGACAAGCGGCGCGACCCGCACGGCGCCGTCTACTACTGGCAGGCGGGCGAAATGCAGCACCCGAACAAGGACGGCACCGCCGATGACCATGTCGTCCGCGAGGGCTACATATCCATCACGCCCATCCACCACGACTTGACACACTACCAGAGCCTGGCGCGCATGGCCCGCTGGGACACGGCGCTCGAAAAAGGTTTGAAACGCTGATGCTCCCCGGCAAAGCAAGGGCGCTTGGGAGAAGGGCATGCCAACGAACGGCTCGTTTCTGAAGCCACGCCGCAAGACCCGCCGCCTCACCGTGGGAAACGTCGCGGTGGGGGGCGGCGCGCCAGTCTCGGTGCAGACGATGACCAAGACCGAGACGCACAACGCGCGCGCGACGCTGCGGCAGATCGAGGAAGTCGCCGCGGTCGGCTGCGACATCGTGCGCTGCGCCGCGCCCCGCTCCGGGGACGCCGAGGCCCTCAGGGAAATTGTTCTGCACTCCCCCATCCCCGTCGTGGCCGACATCCACTACGACTACCGCCTGGCGCTCACGGCCCTCGAGGCGGGCGTCGCCTGCCTGCGGCTCAATCCCGGAAACATCGGCATGCCCACGTCGGACAACATCGAAATGCCGGGGGACGAGAAGGTGCGCGTCGTCGTGCACGAGGCCAAGTCGCGCGGCGTGCCCATCCGGATCGGCGTGAACGCCGGCTCGCTGGAGCCCGAGCTTTTGATGAAGCACGGCCATCCGACGCCCGAGGCCATGGTCGAGAGCGCCCTCCACCACATACGCATTCTGGAAGACCTCGGCTTCTTCGACATCAAGGTTTCCGTCAAGGCGACCGACATCGCCCGCACCGTGGCGGCCTACCGGCTGCTCGCCGACAAGGTGGACTATCCGTTCCACCTGGGCATAACCGAAGCGGGAACGCTGGGCACGGGCTCGGTGAAGTCGGCCGCCGGCCTGGGCATTCTCCTCGCGGAGGGGCTGGGCGACACCATCCGCGTCTCCCTCGCCGGCTCGCCCGTGGACGAGGTGCGCGTCGGGCAGGACATTCTCGAGTCGCTCGGGCTGCGAAACCAGCGCCCGAACATCGTCGCATGCCCCACCTGCGGCCGCCTTCAGGTGCCCGACATGATCGAGATGGCGCAGGAGATCGAGCGCCGCGTCACCCACATCAAGGTGCCGCTCAACCTGGCCGTCATGGGCTGCGAGGTGAACGGCCCCGGCGAGAGCAAGGCGGCCGACCTGGGCATCTCGCTCGGAAGGGATTACGGCTACCTTTTCAAGCACGGCGAGAAACTGCGCCGCGTCGAGGCCGACAAGGTGGTGGAAGAATTCGTCCGGGAGGCCGAGGCCCTCGCGCGCGAGGTGGAGGAGAGCCGGCGGGACGAGAAGGCGGCCGGAGGCCAGAAATAAGAAGGGGTTAGGGATCAGCCGTCAGTGGTTAGCAAAAGGAATTCTTGCTAATCCCTAAACCCTAGCCCCTAATCCCTGGCTGCTGGCCCCTGATTCCTAACGACGGGCCGCGGCCGCCTGCCCCGGGCCGCGGCGCATCTTCGCCAGGGTCAGCGTGTTGCGCACAAGCATCGCCACGGTGAGCGGCCCCACGCCACCAGGAACGGGCGTGATGGAGCGCGCCTTGGCCTTTCCCTCACGGGGGTGAACGTCGCCCACTAGGACGTAGCCCTTCTCGTCGAATCTCTTCAATCGCTCCCGCGACTCCTTTCCCTGCTTGCCGAACAATTTCAAGACCTCCTTGCGCGAGTCGACGCGGTTGACGCCCACGTCCACCACGACCGCGCCCTTGCGGATGTGCTTACCGCGGATGAAGGCCGGCTTCCCCATGGCGCCCACCAAAATGTCGGCGCGCTGGGTCTGCTTGGGCAGGTCCTTGGTTTTGGAGTGGCAGACGGTGACGGTGGCGTGTTCATGAAGAAGAAGCAAGGCAAGCGGCTTCCCCACGATGTCGCTTCGACCCACGATGACGGCGCGGGCGCCCGCGATGCGGACGCGATAGCGCTTGAGAAGCTCCACTATGCCCGCCGGCGTGCAGGGCGCGACGCCCGCGGAATTGATGCACGTGCGCCCGACGTTGACTGGATGAAATCCGTCCACGTCCTTTGCGGGCTCCACGGCGTTGAGAACGGCCACCTTGTCCACATGCGACGGAAGGGGCAGCTGCACCAGGATGGCGTCCACCACGGGGTCGCGATTGAGGTTCTGGACGACCTCAAGGAGCGTCTCCGTCGTGATGTCGCTGGCAAGCTGGACGGTCTCGCTTGCAATTCCCACAGCCTCGCAGGCGCGGCGCTTCGCCCCAACGTAAGTCCGCGAGGCGGGATTGTCGCCCACGAGGATGGCCACGAGCTTGGGCACGATGCCATGCTGCTCACTGAGGGTCCCCACCTCGACGCGCGTTTCTTCCCGAAGTGCCTCCGCGACCTTGGCGCCATAAAGCAATTTTCCCATAGTAGTGCTCCTTTATGCGTATTCCGTGCTCACCCGCCTCGCCAGCCAGTTCCTAGGGGGCCTTTCAGTCAAATCGGCCGGGAAATGGCACGAGCAAGTTGCGTACAGTGTGTTGTGCATTCGACCGCATGCAATATACACCACACGCCATACGAAGTAAACCTCTTATCATCGCAGCCAAAGCACAAGGCCGGCCGCCGCGATGAGGCCTCCTGAGAGAAGGCCGCCGTAGCGTTCGAGCCAGAGAAAATGCAGCCGCTCGGCGCCCTTATGGCCTAGGGCGACGGCGAGAAGCAGCGTGGCCACCGTGGTGAGCGAAAAGACGGCGAGCACCGCAACCCATAGAAGGCCCTCCACGGCCATGGCCGCAGCAAGCACCGGCACCGCGAGCACGCACGGATGGAAGCCCACCACCGAGGCCAAAACCCACGGCACGGCGCCCCCTCGAAAGCGAGGGGGCAGGTGTTCGGTCTCGTCGTGGTCAGGCGCACGCATGAGCTTGCGGCCGTGGCCCGCCGTCCAGTCGTAGAGGATGTATCCGAGGCCGAACACGATGAGAAACAGGTGGCTCAGCGGCTCAATCTTCGAGCCGAGGCTGTGCGCCGTCTTTTCACCCAGGAAAAAGGCCCCCGCACCGAGGCCGAGCGAAAGCACGATGTGCAGAAGGCCCGAAAGTCCCGCGACCTCCATGGTTCGAGCGAGCGTCCAGCCCTCCCTTCGACCCACCAGCACCACCGGCAGCCAGTGCTCCGGGATAAGACTATGGATACCCGCCGTGGCAAACGCCGTTGTTAGCAGAAATCCGTGGGACTCGGTCACGGCGGCGCATGATAGCCGACACGAGAAAAGCAAGCAAACCAGTCCCTGATCCCGGCATAGAAACGCGCCTCGCCCCACCCCTCGACGAGTGCGTAGCGTGTCTTGTTCTAAAAATCCTTATCTTATGAGGCATTGCCTTCTCGTTCCTCTTTCCTAAGTCGGGATTAGGGGATAGACGCGCCGCGTTGACACCCGTCGGCGGTTTGCGTTAGCATAGGGGAAGCCTGTTTGACACGCTTTTGCCGGAGCAAGAGACGCCGTGGCCAATCAAACGGAACCCAAGCAACCCGACGCCGACGTCGTGCCCATTGCCGAGGGCGCCAAAGCGCCTTCCCCGGTCGAGTCCCGCATCACGGTGGAGGACTTCTGCGCGCTCGCGAACAAATTCATCAGCCAGCGCATGTACCGCGAGGCCATCAACCTCTACGAGACGGCCGTCAAGATTTTCCCTTCGAGTCTCGCCCTCAAAATCAACCTCGGGCGCGCCCGTGACCTGCAAAAGCGCATGGAGGTCGTCTCGAAGGACCACCTGCGCAACGAACTCGAAAAGGAGCGCGAGGACGCCGACCGCCTGGCGAGCCGCTACATCGGGCTGGGGCTCGTGTATCTGGAGCGGCAGCGGTTCGAGAAGGCGCTCGAGTTCTTCGAGTTCGCCAAGCACCAGAACACCAACCTGCACCTTCCCCACTATCACTTGGGGAGCCTCTTTTACCAGCAGGACGACCTCGATCGGGCGCTCGCGGAGCTCGAACTCGCGCGCGACATCAACCCGTTCCACGAGGAAACGCATGCGCTTCTGGGAAAAATTTACATCGAGCGCGGCGACTACCGGAGCGCTCTTCAAAACTCCATCGACGCGTTCCTGCTGTCCATGCTTCGCCGGGAGGAGGGCAACCCCCTCCACAAGGGGCGCATCAAATTCCTGTTCGACAAGTTGGGCATCGCGACCAAACAGGCCCGCAACGAGCACATCCGCACCCGCATGAAGGGCCTGAACCGCCTTATGGGCATGCTCGACCAGCGCAAGAAGGAGTTTTTGGAGTCGAGCTCCTTCGCGCAGGTGACGCGCCTCATCACCACGGCGCGCGAGCACAAGCACGTGCGCACCGACCGGCTGCGCACGGCGCTCCGGCTGCGGCGTTTTCCGATCTTCGAGAACCTTACCGACGACGAGCTCTACAAGGTCGCCAAGCTCGTGGAAGAACGACACTACGAGTCGGGCGTCTACGTCTTCCACGAAGGCGACGACAGCGGCTACATCTACGTGGTCGACTCGGGACGCATCAAGCTCATCTGCCCGACGCCCGTCGGGGAGCAGGAGGTCGGGATGGCGGCGCCGGGCGAATATTTCGGAGAAATCAACTTCATCGACAAGGCGAACCACGTGGCCTCGGCCATGGCCATGGAGGACACCACGCTGTGGCTGCTTTCCAACGCCGGCCTCGACAGCCTTTTCGAGGTGGAGCGCGAGATCGCGGTGCATTTCTACTGGAACTTCTGGAAGGCCCTGGCCAAGAACACCCGCCGCACGAACGAGCTCATGAAGAGCTTCTTTGCCGACATGAAGGAGCCGGTGCCGGAGGTGACCGAGAAGGACTTGGCCGAGGCCAAGGAAGTCGAGGTCGGCGTTGAGGAGAAGGTCGAGGTGCTCGCCACGCGCGGCCTCTCCTCGAAGGAGCTGCGCCTGCTCGCCACGTTCAGCACGGAGAAGCGCTTCGAGGCGGGCGAGATCATTTTCCGCGAGGGCGACCCCGGCGACAAGCTGTACATCATCCTCGACGGCAAGGTCATCATCTCGAAGGACATCCCCGGCGTGGGCGAGGAGGCTCTCGCCATTTTTGAGCGGGGCGATTTCTTCGGCGAGATGGCCCTCGTGGACCAGTCACCGCGCTCGGCGGACGCCAAGGCGCACGCGGAGGGCGTGACACTCCTTGCGATCGACAAGAAGACGCTCGACGAGATTCTCTCCCTCGACGTCGAGAGCGCCTACCAGTTCCTGCATCTTCTGTGCAAGATTCTGACGCACCGCCTCCGCGAGATTACCATGAAGCTGGCCCGCTGGCGCGTCATGTCCGGGGGGTTCTGATGCCGGAGCTGGGGGTGGGGGAGACCCTGGAGACGCTTCTCCGCGACCTGAACGACGAATACGACCTGACCCGGCGGGACGCCGCCCACAAGCTGGGCAAGCTCAAGGACCCCGCGGCGCTCTCCGCGCTGATTGCGGCGCTCCGGGATCCCAGCAAGCTGGTGCGCGACAACGCCGCCTTCGCGCTGGCCGAGATCCGGGACAAGAGGGCGGTGCTCCCCCTTGTGGAATTGGTCCGCAAAGACCCCGATGGCCGCGTGCGCAAGAGCGCCGCGAAGGGCCTCGGAATGCTCGGTGACCGGCGCGGCGTCGAGCCGCTCGTAGCGGCCCTCGGGGACCCCGACCCCATCGTCCGAAAGAGCGCCGCGCGCGCTCTCGGGCAGTTGCGCGCCTCGGAAGCCCGGGAAGCGCTCGAGCGGGCCGCCTCCGACGCGGACGTCCTGGTGCGAAAACACGCCAGGCAGGCGCTGGAGCGGATTCGAAAGTAGGGTAGGGCGGGGGCCGGTCGCCAGGGATCAGCCGTCAGGGGTTAGCTGCCAGCCGTTGGCGGTGGGCAGATAGCTCCTTACTCCTTTCTCCTTCCTCAAAAAATCCGGCAGATCCGGCAAAATCTCTGGTCTGCTCGCAAGGGCGGGCCTTGAGAGACCGCCGGGGCGGCCCCCACGCTGCGCC
The DNA window shown above is from Acidobacteriota bacterium and carries:
- the ispG gene encoding flavodoxin-dependent (E)-4-hydroxy-3-methylbut-2-enyl-diphosphate synthase; translation: MPTNGSFLKPRRKTRRLTVGNVAVGGGAPVSVQTMTKTETHNARATLRQIEEVAAVGCDIVRCAAPRSGDAEALREIVLHSPIPVVADIHYDYRLALTALEAGVACLRLNPGNIGMPTSDNIEMPGDEKVRVVVHEAKSRGVPIRIGVNAGSLEPELLMKHGHPTPEAMVESALHHIRILEDLGFFDIKVSVKATDIARTVAAYRLLADKVDYPFHLGITEAGTLGTGSVKSAAGLGILLAEGLGDTIRVSLAGSPVDEVRVGQDILESLGLRNQRPNIVACPTCGRLQVPDMIEMAQEIERRVTHIKVPLNLAVMGCEVNGPGESKAADLGISLGRDYGYLFKHGEKLRRVEADKVVEEFVREAEALAREVEESRRDEKAAGGQK
- a CDS encoding HEAT repeat domain-containing protein codes for the protein MPELGVGETLETLLRDLNDEYDLTRRDAAHKLGKLKDPAALSALIAALRDPSKLVRDNAAFALAEIRDKRAVLPLVELVRKDPDGRVRKSAAKGLGMLGDRRGVEPLVAALGDPDPIVRKSAARALGQLRASEAREALERAASDADVLVRKHARQALERIRK
- a CDS encoding bifunctional 5,10-methylenetetrahydrofolate dehydrogenase/5,10-methenyltetrahydrofolate cyclohydrolase, translating into MGKLLYGAKVAEALREETRVEVGTLSEQHGIVPKLVAILVGDNPASRTYVGAKRRACEAVGIASETVQLASDITTETLLEVVQNLNRDPVVDAILVQLPLPSHVDKVAVLNAVEPAKDVDGFHPVNVGRTCINSAGVAPCTPAGIVELLKRYRVRIAGARAVIVGRSDIVGKPLALLLLHEHATVTVCHSKTKDLPKQTQRADILVGAMGKPAFIRGKHIRKGAVVVDVGVNRVDSRKEVLKLFGKQGKESRERLKRFDEKGYVLVGDVHPREGKAKARSITPVPGGVGPLTVAMLVRNTLTLAKMRRGPGQAAAARR
- a CDS encoding cyclic nucleotide-binding domain-containing protein; this translates as MANQTEPKQPDADVVPIAEGAKAPSPVESRITVEDFCALANKFISQRMYREAINLYETAVKIFPSSLALKINLGRARDLQKRMEVVSKDHLRNELEKEREDADRLASRYIGLGLVYLERQRFEKALEFFEFAKHQNTNLHLPHYHLGSLFYQQDDLDRALAELELARDINPFHEETHALLGKIYIERGDYRSALQNSIDAFLLSMLRREEGNPLHKGRIKFLFDKLGIATKQARNEHIRTRMKGLNRLMGMLDQRKKEFLESSSFAQVTRLITTAREHKHVRTDRLRTALRLRRFPIFENLTDDELYKVAKLVEERHYESGVYVFHEGDDSGYIYVVDSGRIKLICPTPVGEQEVGMAAPGEYFGEINFIDKANHVASAMAMEDTTLWLLSNAGLDSLFEVEREIAVHFYWNFWKALAKNTRRTNELMKSFFADMKEPVPEVTEKDLAEAKEVEVGVEEKVEVLATRGLSSKELRLLATFSTEKRFEAGEIIFREGDPGDKLYIILDGKVIISKDIPGVGEEALAIFERGDFFGEMALVDQSPRSADAKAHAEGVTLLAIDKKTLDEILSLDVESAYQFLHLLCKILTHRLREITMKLARWRVMSGGF
- the surE gene encoding 5'/3'-nucleotidase SurE translates to MRILLSNDDGIHAIGLRALTSEMVRLGEVWTVAPEREMSATGHAITIEDPLRVRGEQLHPRARAYSVTGTPADCVKLAVRALMKGAHPHVVVSGVNRGANIARNLIYSGTVSAATEGAILGIPSIAVSLAGAELRPSDAADFRFAARFTRRLVRFVLREGLAPGTLLNVNVPRPPVRGVRVTRQAESVFIEKFDKRRDPHGAVYYWQAGEMQHPNKDGTADDHVVREGYISITPIHHDLTHYQSLARMARWDTALEKGLKR